One region of Pogoniulus pusillus isolate bPogPus1 unplaced genomic scaffold, bPogPus1.pri scaffold_133_arrow_ctg1, whole genome shotgun sequence genomic DNA includes:
- the PFKM gene encoding ATP-dependent 6-phosphofructokinase, muscle type isoform X2 — protein MNAAVRAVVRVGIYTGAKVYFVHEGYQGLVDGGDNIKEATWESVSMMLQLGGTVIGSARCQDFRTRQGRLKAAQNLVKRRITNLCVIGGDGSLTGADTFRAEWSSLLAELLKAGGITAEEAKLSSYLNIVGMVGSIDNDFCGTDMTIGTDSALHRIMEIVDAITTTAQSHQRTFVLEVMGRHCGYLALITALACGADWVFIPESPPEDNWEDHLCRRLTETRVGGSRLNIIIVAEGAIDKQGRAITSDDIKALVVKRLGYDTRVTILGHVQRGGTPSAFDRILGSRMGVEAVMALLEGTPDTPACVVSLSGNQAVRLPLMECVQVTKDVTTAMNEGRFEDALKLRGRSFQNNWNVYKLLAHIRPPSTKSGYTLAVLNVGAPAAGMNAAVRSTVRIGLIHGHRMLAVHDGFEGLAHGQVEDISWEKVGSWIGLGGSKLGTKRTLPKKHFEEISNNISKFGIHGLVIIGGFEVSWQQAELEGDATLPTSMPSLTFPPPPQAFTGSLELMEGRTKFEELCIPLCIIPATVSNNVPGSDFSIGADTALNTITTTCDRIKQSAAGTKRRVFIIETMGGFCGYLATMAGLAGGADAAYIFEEHFSIRDLQANVEHLTEKMKTTVKRGLVLRNERCNENYSTDFIYSLYLEEGKGIFDCRKNVLGHMQQGGTPTPFDRNFATKMGAKAVAWITGKIKECSRHGRIFANTPDSACLLGMRKRSLVFQPITELKEQTDFEHRIPREQWWLKLRPILKILAKYHIELDTSERAHLEHLSGKSMALEASL, from the exons ATGAACGCAGCAGTCAGAGCCGTGGTGAGGGTTGGCATCTACACAGGTGCCAAGGTCTACTTTGTGCATGAG GGCTACCAAGGGTTGGTGGATGGTGGAGACAACATCAAGGAGGCCACCTGGGAGAGTGTCTCCATGATGCTGCAGTTG GGTGGCACCGTCATCGGCAGCGCTCGCTGCCAGGACTTCCGGACGCGCCAGGGCCGCCTGAAGGCCGCCCAGAACCTGGTGAAGCGCAGGATCACAAACCTCTGCGTCATCGGCGGCGACGGCAGCCTCACCGGCGCCGACACCTTCCGCGCCGAGTGGAGCAGCctcctggctgagctgctcaAGGCGG GTGgcatcacagcagaggaggcaaaGCTCTCCAGCTACCTGAACATCGTGGGCATGGTTGGCTCCATCGACAACGACTTCTGCGGCACCGACATGACCATTGGCACCGACTCTGCCCTGCACCGCATCATGGAGATCGTGGATGCCATCACCACCACGGCACAGAG CCACCAGAGGACCTTCGTGCTGGAGGTGATGGGGAGGCACTGCGG CTACCTGGCACTCATCACCGCCCTGGCCTGCGGCGCCGATTGGGTCTTCATCCCCGAGTCGCCTCCCGAGGACAATTGGGAAGATCACCTCTGCCGCAGGCTGACCGAG acCCGCGTGGGGgggtccaggctgaacatcatCATCGTGGCCGAAGGAGCCATCGAcaagcagggcagagccatCACCTCCGACGACATCAAAGCC CTGGTGGTGAAGCGCCTGGGCTATGACACTCGAGTCACCATCCTGGGCCACGTCCAGCGCGGGGGGACCCCTTCTGCCTTCGACCGCATCCTG ggcagcaggatgggcgTGGAGGCAGTGATGGCACTGCTGGAGGGCACCCCGGACACCCCTGCCTGCGTGGTCAGCCTGTCGGGGAACCAGGCTGTGCGCCTGCCGCTGATGGAGTGTGTGCAGGTG ACCAAAGACGTAACCACGGCGATGAACGAAGGACGCTTCGAAGATGCCCTCAAGCTGAGGGGCAG gaGCTTCCAGAACAACTGGAACGTCTACAAGCTGCTGGCACACATCCGCCCACCCTCCACCAAG AGTGGGTACACCTTGGCTGTGCTCAACGTGGGCGCCCCAGCGGCTGGCATGAACGCGGCCGTCAGGTCCACGGTCAGGATCGGTCTCATCCACGGGCACCGCATGCTGGCAGTGCATGACGGCTTCGAGGGGCTGGCACACGGCCAG gTGGAAGACATCAGCTGGGAGAAGGTTGGcagctggatagggctgggaggcTCCAAACTGGGCACAAAGAG GACTTTGCCCAAGAAACACTTTGAGGAGATCAGCAACAACATCAGCAAGTTTGGCATCCATGGTCTGGTCATCATCGGCGGCTTCGaggtgagctggcagcaggcagagcttgaGGGTGATGCCACCTTGCCCACCTCCATGCcctccctcaccttccccccccctcctcagGCCTtcacaggcagcctggagctgatGGAAGGCAGGACCAAGTTCGAGGAGCTCTGCATCCCTCTCTGCATCATCCCTGCCACCGTCTCCAACAACGTCCCCGGCTCCGACTTCAGCATCGGCGCCGACACTGCCCTCAACACCATCACCACG ACCTGCGACCGCATCAAGCAGTCTGCGGCGGGCACCAAGCGCAGAGTGTTCATCATCGAGACCATGGGAGGCTTCTGCGGGTACTTGGCCaccatggcagggctggcagggggcGCTGATGCTGCCTACATCTTCGAGGAGCACTTCAGCATCCGGGACCTGCAG gccaaTGTGGAGCACCTGACTGAGAAGATGAAGACCACAGTGAAGAGAGGTTTGGTGCTCAG GAACGAGAGGTGCAATGAGAACTACAGCACAGACTTCATCTACAGCCTCTACCTGGAGGAGGGCAAAGGAATCTTTGACTGCAGGAAGAATGTCCTGGGCCACATGCAGCAG GGTGGCACCCCGACCCCCTTCGACAGGAACTTTGCCACCAAGATGGGTGCCAAGGCAGTGGCCTGGATCACAGGGAAGATCAAGGAGTGCTCCCGGCACG GTCGCATCTTCGCCAACACTCCTGACTCCGCCTGCCTGCTGGGCATGCGGAAGCGCAGCTTGGTTTTCCAGCCCATCACCGAGCTGAAGGAGCAGACAGACTTCGA gCACCGcatccccagggagcagtggtgGTTGAAGCTCAGACCCATCCTGAAGATCCTGGCCAAGTACCACATCGAGTTGGACACCTCGGAGAGGGCTCACCTGGAGCATCTCAGCGGCAAGAGCATGGCCCTGGAGGCCTCCCTCTGA
- the PFKM gene encoding ATP-dependent 6-phosphofructokinase, muscle type isoform X4, translated as MNAAVRAVVRVGIYTGAKVYFVHEGYQGLVDGGDNIKEATWESVSMMLQLGGTVIGSARCQDFRTRQGRLKAAQNLVKRRITNLCVIGGDGSLTGADTFRAEWSSLLAELLKAGGITAEEAKLSSYLNIVGMVGSIDNDFCGTDMTIGTDSALHRIMEIVDAITTTAQSHQRTFVLEVMGRHCGYLALITALACGADWVFIPESPPEDNWEDHLCRRLTETRVGGSRLNIIIVAEGAIDKQGRAITSDDIKALVVKRLGYDTRVTILGHVQRGGTPSAFDRILTKDVTTAMNEGRFEDALKLRGRSFQNNWNVYKLLAHIRPPSTKSGYTLAVLNVGAPAAGMNAAVRSTVRIGLIHGHRMLAVHDGFEGLAHGQVEDISWEKVGSWIGLGGSKLGTKRTLPKKHFEEISNNISKFGIHGLVIIGGFEAFTGSLELMEGRTKFEELCIPLCIIPATVSNNVPGSDFSIGADTALNTITTTCDRIKQSAAGTKRRVFIIETMGGFCGYLATMAGLAGGADAAYIFEEHFSIRDLQANVEHLTEKMKTTVKRGLVLRNERCNENYSTDFIYSLYLEEGKGIFDCRKNVLGHMQQGGTPTPFDRNFATKMGAKAVAWITGKIKECSRHGRIFANTPDSACLLGMRKRSLVFQPITELKEQTDFEHRIPREQWWLKLRPILKILAKYHIELDTSERAHLEHLSGKSMALEASL; from the exons ATGAACGCAGCAGTCAGAGCCGTGGTGAGGGTTGGCATCTACACAGGTGCCAAGGTCTACTTTGTGCATGAG GGCTACCAAGGGTTGGTGGATGGTGGAGACAACATCAAGGAGGCCACCTGGGAGAGTGTCTCCATGATGCTGCAGTTG GGTGGCACCGTCATCGGCAGCGCTCGCTGCCAGGACTTCCGGACGCGCCAGGGCCGCCTGAAGGCCGCCCAGAACCTGGTGAAGCGCAGGATCACAAACCTCTGCGTCATCGGCGGCGACGGCAGCCTCACCGGCGCCGACACCTTCCGCGCCGAGTGGAGCAGCctcctggctgagctgctcaAGGCGG GTGgcatcacagcagaggaggcaaaGCTCTCCAGCTACCTGAACATCGTGGGCATGGTTGGCTCCATCGACAACGACTTCTGCGGCACCGACATGACCATTGGCACCGACTCTGCCCTGCACCGCATCATGGAGATCGTGGATGCCATCACCACCACGGCACAGAG CCACCAGAGGACCTTCGTGCTGGAGGTGATGGGGAGGCACTGCGG CTACCTGGCACTCATCACCGCCCTGGCCTGCGGCGCCGATTGGGTCTTCATCCCCGAGTCGCCTCCCGAGGACAATTGGGAAGATCACCTCTGCCGCAGGCTGACCGAG acCCGCGTGGGGgggtccaggctgaacatcatCATCGTGGCCGAAGGAGCCATCGAcaagcagggcagagccatCACCTCCGACGACATCAAAGCC CTGGTGGTGAAGCGCCTGGGCTATGACACTCGAGTCACCATCCTGGGCCACGTCCAGCGCGGGGGGACCCCTTCTGCCTTCGACCGCATCCTG ACCAAAGACGTAACCACGGCGATGAACGAAGGACGCTTCGAAGATGCCCTCAAGCTGAGGGGCAG gaGCTTCCAGAACAACTGGAACGTCTACAAGCTGCTGGCACACATCCGCCCACCCTCCACCAAG AGTGGGTACACCTTGGCTGTGCTCAACGTGGGCGCCCCAGCGGCTGGCATGAACGCGGCCGTCAGGTCCACGGTCAGGATCGGTCTCATCCACGGGCACCGCATGCTGGCAGTGCATGACGGCTTCGAGGGGCTGGCACACGGCCAG gTGGAAGACATCAGCTGGGAGAAGGTTGGcagctggatagggctgggaggcTCCAAACTGGGCACAAAGAG GACTTTGCCCAAGAAACACTTTGAGGAGATCAGCAACAACATCAGCAAGTTTGGCATCCATGGTCTGGTCATCATCGGCGGCTTCGag GCCTtcacaggcagcctggagctgatGGAAGGCAGGACCAAGTTCGAGGAGCTCTGCATCCCTCTCTGCATCATCCCTGCCACCGTCTCCAACAACGTCCCCGGCTCCGACTTCAGCATCGGCGCCGACACTGCCCTCAACACCATCACCACG ACCTGCGACCGCATCAAGCAGTCTGCGGCGGGCACCAAGCGCAGAGTGTTCATCATCGAGACCATGGGAGGCTTCTGCGGGTACTTGGCCaccatggcagggctggcagggggcGCTGATGCTGCCTACATCTTCGAGGAGCACTTCAGCATCCGGGACCTGCAG gccaaTGTGGAGCACCTGACTGAGAAGATGAAGACCACAGTGAAGAGAGGTTTGGTGCTCAG GAACGAGAGGTGCAATGAGAACTACAGCACAGACTTCATCTACAGCCTCTACCTGGAGGAGGGCAAAGGAATCTTTGACTGCAGGAAGAATGTCCTGGGCCACATGCAGCAG GGTGGCACCCCGACCCCCTTCGACAGGAACTTTGCCACCAAGATGGGTGCCAAGGCAGTGGCCTGGATCACAGGGAAGATCAAGGAGTGCTCCCGGCACG GTCGCATCTTCGCCAACACTCCTGACTCCGCCTGCCTGCTGGGCATGCGGAAGCGCAGCTTGGTTTTCCAGCCCATCACCGAGCTGAAGGAGCAGACAGACTTCGA gCACCGcatccccagggagcagtggtgGTTGAAGCTCAGACCCATCCTGAAGATCCTGGCCAAGTACCACATCGAGTTGGACACCTCGGAGAGGGCTCACCTGGAGCATCTCAGCGGCAAGAGCATGGCCCTGGAGGCCTCCCTCTGA
- the PFKM gene encoding ATP-dependent 6-phosphofructokinase, muscle type isoform X3 codes for MNAAVRAVVRVGIYTGAKVYFVHEGYQGLVDGGDNIKEATWESVSMMLQLGGTVIGSARCQDFRTRQGRLKAAQNLVKRRITNLCVIGGDGSLTGADTFRAEWSSLLAELLKAGGITAEEAKLSSYLNIVGMVGSIDNDFCGTDMTIGTDSALHRIMEIVDAITTTAQSHQRTFVLEVMGRHCGYLALITALACGADWVFIPESPPEDNWEDHLCRRLTETRVGGSRLNIIIVAEGAIDKQGRAITSDDIKALVVKRLGYDTRVTILGHVQRGGTPSAFDRILGSRMGVEAVMALLEGTPDTPACVVSLSGNQAVRLPLMECVQVTKDVTTAMNEGRFEDALKLRGRSFQNNWNVYKLLAHIRPLRRVPPCPQSGYTLAVLNVGAPAAGMNAAVRSTVRIGLIHGHRMLAVHDGFEGLAHGQVEDISWEKVGSWIGLGGSKLGTKRTLPKKHFEEISNNISKFGIHGLVIIGGFEAFTGSLELMEGRTKFEELCIPLCIIPATVSNNVPGSDFSIGADTALNTITTTCDRIKQSAAGTKRRVFIIETMGGFCGYLATMAGLAGGADAAYIFEEHFSIRDLQANVEHLTEKMKTTVKRGLVLRNERCNENYSTDFIYSLYLEEGKGIFDCRKNVLGHMQQGGTPTPFDRNFATKMGAKAVAWITGKIKECSRHGRIFANTPDSACLLGMRKRSLVFQPITELKEQTDFEHRIPREQWWLKLRPILKILAKYHIELDTSERAHLEHLSGKSMALEASL; via the exons ATGAACGCAGCAGTCAGAGCCGTGGTGAGGGTTGGCATCTACACAGGTGCCAAGGTCTACTTTGTGCATGAG GGCTACCAAGGGTTGGTGGATGGTGGAGACAACATCAAGGAGGCCACCTGGGAGAGTGTCTCCATGATGCTGCAGTTG GGTGGCACCGTCATCGGCAGCGCTCGCTGCCAGGACTTCCGGACGCGCCAGGGCCGCCTGAAGGCCGCCCAGAACCTGGTGAAGCGCAGGATCACAAACCTCTGCGTCATCGGCGGCGACGGCAGCCTCACCGGCGCCGACACCTTCCGCGCCGAGTGGAGCAGCctcctggctgagctgctcaAGGCGG GTGgcatcacagcagaggaggcaaaGCTCTCCAGCTACCTGAACATCGTGGGCATGGTTGGCTCCATCGACAACGACTTCTGCGGCACCGACATGACCATTGGCACCGACTCTGCCCTGCACCGCATCATGGAGATCGTGGATGCCATCACCACCACGGCACAGAG CCACCAGAGGACCTTCGTGCTGGAGGTGATGGGGAGGCACTGCGG CTACCTGGCACTCATCACCGCCCTGGCCTGCGGCGCCGATTGGGTCTTCATCCCCGAGTCGCCTCCCGAGGACAATTGGGAAGATCACCTCTGCCGCAGGCTGACCGAG acCCGCGTGGGGgggtccaggctgaacatcatCATCGTGGCCGAAGGAGCCATCGAcaagcagggcagagccatCACCTCCGACGACATCAAAGCC CTGGTGGTGAAGCGCCTGGGCTATGACACTCGAGTCACCATCCTGGGCCACGTCCAGCGCGGGGGGACCCCTTCTGCCTTCGACCGCATCCTG ggcagcaggatgggcgTGGAGGCAGTGATGGCACTGCTGGAGGGCACCCCGGACACCCCTGCCTGCGTGGTCAGCCTGTCGGGGAACCAGGCTGTGCGCCTGCCGCTGATGGAGTGTGTGCAGGTG ACCAAAGACGTAACCACGGCGATGAACGAAGGACGCTTCGAAGATGCCCTCAAGCTGAGGGGCAG gaGCTTCCAGAACAACTGGAACGTCTACAAGCTGCTGGCACACATCC GCCCTTTAAGAAGGGTTCCTCCGTGCCCACAGAGTGGGTACACCTTGGCTGTGCTCAACGTGGGCGCCCCAGCGGCTGGCATGAACGCGGCCGTCAGGTCCACGGTCAGGATCGGTCTCATCCACGGGCACCGCATGCTGGCAGTGCATGACGGCTTCGAGGGGCTGGCACACGGCCAG gTGGAAGACATCAGCTGGGAGAAGGTTGGcagctggatagggctgggaggcTCCAAACTGGGCACAAAGAG GACTTTGCCCAAGAAACACTTTGAGGAGATCAGCAACAACATCAGCAAGTTTGGCATCCATGGTCTGGTCATCATCGGCGGCTTCGag GCCTtcacaggcagcctggagctgatGGAAGGCAGGACCAAGTTCGAGGAGCTCTGCATCCCTCTCTGCATCATCCCTGCCACCGTCTCCAACAACGTCCCCGGCTCCGACTTCAGCATCGGCGCCGACACTGCCCTCAACACCATCACCACG ACCTGCGACCGCATCAAGCAGTCTGCGGCGGGCACCAAGCGCAGAGTGTTCATCATCGAGACCATGGGAGGCTTCTGCGGGTACTTGGCCaccatggcagggctggcagggggcGCTGATGCTGCCTACATCTTCGAGGAGCACTTCAGCATCCGGGACCTGCAG gccaaTGTGGAGCACCTGACTGAGAAGATGAAGACCACAGTGAAGAGAGGTTTGGTGCTCAG GAACGAGAGGTGCAATGAGAACTACAGCACAGACTTCATCTACAGCCTCTACCTGGAGGAGGGCAAAGGAATCTTTGACTGCAGGAAGAATGTCCTGGGCCACATGCAGCAG GGTGGCACCCCGACCCCCTTCGACAGGAACTTTGCCACCAAGATGGGTGCCAAGGCAGTGGCCTGGATCACAGGGAAGATCAAGGAGTGCTCCCGGCACG GTCGCATCTTCGCCAACACTCCTGACTCCGCCTGCCTGCTGGGCATGCGGAAGCGCAGCTTGGTTTTCCAGCCCATCACCGAGCTGAAGGAGCAGACAGACTTCGA gCACCGcatccccagggagcagtggtgGTTGAAGCTCAGACCCATCCTGAAGATCCTGGCCAAGTACCACATCGAGTTGGACACCTCGGAGAGGGCTCACCTGGAGCATCTCAGCGGCAAGAGCATGGCCCTGGAGGCCTCCCTCTGA
- the PFKM gene encoding ATP-dependent 6-phosphofructokinase, muscle type isoform X1, which translates to MNAAVRAVVRVGIYTGAKVYFVHEGYQGLVDGGDNIKEATWESVSMMLQLGGTVIGSARCQDFRTRQGRLKAAQNLVKRRITNLCVIGGDGSLTGADTFRAEWSSLLAELLKAGGITAEEAKLSSYLNIVGMVGSIDNDFCGTDMTIGTDSALHRIMEIVDAITTTAQSHQRTFVLEVMGRHCGYLALITALACGADWVFIPESPPEDNWEDHLCRRLTETRVGGSRLNIIIVAEGAIDKQGRAITSDDIKALVVKRLGYDTRVTILGHVQRGGTPSAFDRILGSRMGVEAVMALLEGTPDTPACVVSLSGNQAVRLPLMECVQVTKDVTTAMNEGRFEDALKLRGRSFQNNWNVYKLLAHIRPPSTKSGYTLAVLNVGAPAAGMNAAVRSTVRIGLIHGHRMLAVHDGFEGLAHGQVEDISWEKVGSWIGLGGSKLGTKRTLPKKHFEEISNNISKFGIHGLVIIGGFEAFTGSLELMEGRTKFEELCIPLCIIPATVSNNVPGSDFSIGADTALNTITTTCDRIKQSAAGTKRRVFIIETMGGFCGYLATMAGLAGGADAAYIFEEHFSIRDLQANVEHLTEKMKTTVKRGLVLRNERCNENYSTDFIYSLYLEEGKGIFDCRKNVLGHMQQGGTPTPFDRNFATKMGAKAVAWITGKIKECSRHGRIFANTPDSACLLGMRKRSLVFQPITELKEQTDFEHRIPREQWWLKLRPILKILAKYHIELDTSERAHLEHLSGKSMALEASL; encoded by the exons ATGAACGCAGCAGTCAGAGCCGTGGTGAGGGTTGGCATCTACACAGGTGCCAAGGTCTACTTTGTGCATGAG GGCTACCAAGGGTTGGTGGATGGTGGAGACAACATCAAGGAGGCCACCTGGGAGAGTGTCTCCATGATGCTGCAGTTG GGTGGCACCGTCATCGGCAGCGCTCGCTGCCAGGACTTCCGGACGCGCCAGGGCCGCCTGAAGGCCGCCCAGAACCTGGTGAAGCGCAGGATCACAAACCTCTGCGTCATCGGCGGCGACGGCAGCCTCACCGGCGCCGACACCTTCCGCGCCGAGTGGAGCAGCctcctggctgagctgctcaAGGCGG GTGgcatcacagcagaggaggcaaaGCTCTCCAGCTACCTGAACATCGTGGGCATGGTTGGCTCCATCGACAACGACTTCTGCGGCACCGACATGACCATTGGCACCGACTCTGCCCTGCACCGCATCATGGAGATCGTGGATGCCATCACCACCACGGCACAGAG CCACCAGAGGACCTTCGTGCTGGAGGTGATGGGGAGGCACTGCGG CTACCTGGCACTCATCACCGCCCTGGCCTGCGGCGCCGATTGGGTCTTCATCCCCGAGTCGCCTCCCGAGGACAATTGGGAAGATCACCTCTGCCGCAGGCTGACCGAG acCCGCGTGGGGgggtccaggctgaacatcatCATCGTGGCCGAAGGAGCCATCGAcaagcagggcagagccatCACCTCCGACGACATCAAAGCC CTGGTGGTGAAGCGCCTGGGCTATGACACTCGAGTCACCATCCTGGGCCACGTCCAGCGCGGGGGGACCCCTTCTGCCTTCGACCGCATCCTG ggcagcaggatgggcgTGGAGGCAGTGATGGCACTGCTGGAGGGCACCCCGGACACCCCTGCCTGCGTGGTCAGCCTGTCGGGGAACCAGGCTGTGCGCCTGCCGCTGATGGAGTGTGTGCAGGTG ACCAAAGACGTAACCACGGCGATGAACGAAGGACGCTTCGAAGATGCCCTCAAGCTGAGGGGCAG gaGCTTCCAGAACAACTGGAACGTCTACAAGCTGCTGGCACACATCCGCCCACCCTCCACCAAG AGTGGGTACACCTTGGCTGTGCTCAACGTGGGCGCCCCAGCGGCTGGCATGAACGCGGCCGTCAGGTCCACGGTCAGGATCGGTCTCATCCACGGGCACCGCATGCTGGCAGTGCATGACGGCTTCGAGGGGCTGGCACACGGCCAG gTGGAAGACATCAGCTGGGAGAAGGTTGGcagctggatagggctgggaggcTCCAAACTGGGCACAAAGAG GACTTTGCCCAAGAAACACTTTGAGGAGATCAGCAACAACATCAGCAAGTTTGGCATCCATGGTCTGGTCATCATCGGCGGCTTCGag GCCTtcacaggcagcctggagctgatGGAAGGCAGGACCAAGTTCGAGGAGCTCTGCATCCCTCTCTGCATCATCCCTGCCACCGTCTCCAACAACGTCCCCGGCTCCGACTTCAGCATCGGCGCCGACACTGCCCTCAACACCATCACCACG ACCTGCGACCGCATCAAGCAGTCTGCGGCGGGCACCAAGCGCAGAGTGTTCATCATCGAGACCATGGGAGGCTTCTGCGGGTACTTGGCCaccatggcagggctggcagggggcGCTGATGCTGCCTACATCTTCGAGGAGCACTTCAGCATCCGGGACCTGCAG gccaaTGTGGAGCACCTGACTGAGAAGATGAAGACCACAGTGAAGAGAGGTTTGGTGCTCAG GAACGAGAGGTGCAATGAGAACTACAGCACAGACTTCATCTACAGCCTCTACCTGGAGGAGGGCAAAGGAATCTTTGACTGCAGGAAGAATGTCCTGGGCCACATGCAGCAG GGTGGCACCCCGACCCCCTTCGACAGGAACTTTGCCACCAAGATGGGTGCCAAGGCAGTGGCCTGGATCACAGGGAAGATCAAGGAGTGCTCCCGGCACG GTCGCATCTTCGCCAACACTCCTGACTCCGCCTGCCTGCTGGGCATGCGGAAGCGCAGCTTGGTTTTCCAGCCCATCACCGAGCTGAAGGAGCAGACAGACTTCGA gCACCGcatccccagggagcagtggtgGTTGAAGCTCAGACCCATCCTGAAGATCCTGGCCAAGTACCACATCGAGTTGGACACCTCGGAGAGGGCTCACCTGGAGCATCTCAGCGGCAAGAGCATGGCCCTGGAGGCCTCCCTCTGA
- the LOC135173914 gene encoding loricrin-like, producing MGMGSEVPPGRCQLLTAAPRLPGPQSRGRSPSPAGTGRLRGTGGDGTGGDSTGGDGIGWDGTSWNRTSCNGIGYNGSGCNGSGFGGSGYNGSGYNGSGYNGSGCNRSGFGGIGCNGIGCNGIGYNGIGWGGIGCDRISCNGSGWDGIGCNGSGWGWDGISYNGIGRDKIGCNGIVCNGTGISCNGIGCNGICWDGIGCNGIGCNGSGWGGIGCDRISCNGISCNGSGCNRSGWGGIGCNGTGFGGIGCNGSGWDGIGCNGIGCNGIGCNGIGCNRIGCDGSGCDGTGFDGIGWDGIVCKGIGCNGIDCDGIGWDGISCNGTGQNRTVWDGIGCNGNGCDGIS from the exons ATGGGAATGGGCTCGGAGGTGCCCCCGGGCCGGTGCCAGCTGCTGACTGCTGCCCCTCGTCTCCCGGGGCCTCAAT CTCGGGGACGGTCACCATCGCCCGCGGGCACCGGGCGGCTGCGGGGCACCGGCGGGGACGGCACCGGCGGGGACAGCACCGGCGGGGACGGGATTGGCTGGGACGGGACCAGCTGGAACCGGACCAGCTGTAATGGGATCGGTTATAACGGGAGCGGCTGTAACGGGAGCGGGTTCGGTGGGAGCGGCTATAACGGGAGCGGCTATAACGGGAGCGGCTATAACGGGAGCGGCTGTAACCGGAGCGGGTTTGGTGGGATCGGCTGTAACGGGATCGGCTGTAATGGGATCGGTTATAATGGGATCGGCTGGGGTGGGATCGGCTGTGATAGGATCAGCTGTAACGGGAGCGGCTGGGATGGGATCGGCTGTAACGGGAGCGGCTGGG GCTGGGATGGGATCAGCTATAACGGGATCGGCCGTGACAAGATCGGCTGTAATGGGATCGTCTGCAACGGGACTGG GATCAGCTGTAATGGGATCGGCTGTAACGGGATCTGCTGGGATGGGATCGGCTGTAATGGGATCGGCTGTAACGGGAGCGGCTGGGGTGGGATCGGCTGTGATAGGATCAGCTGTAACGGGATCAGCTGTAATGGGAGTGGCTGTAACAGGAGCGGCTGGGGTGGGATTGGCTGTAACGGGACTGGGTTTGGTGGGATCGGCTGTAACGGGAGCGGCTGGGATGGGATCGGCTGTAACGGGATTGGCTGTAACGGGATCGGCTGTAACGGGATCGGCTGTAACAGGATTGGCTGTGACGGGAGCGGCTGTGACGGGACCGGGTTTGATGGGATCGGCTGGGATGGGATTGTCTGTAAGGGGATCGGTTGCAACGGAATCGACTGTGATGGGATCGGCTGGGATGGGATCAGCTGTAACGGGACCGGCCAGAACAGGACCGTCTGGGATGGGATCGGCTGCAACGGGAACGGCTGTGATGGGATCAGTTAA